The following are encoded in a window of Candidatus Zixiibacteriota bacterium genomic DNA:
- the larE gene encoding ATP-dependent sacrificial sulfur transferase LarE, with product MDNTVSSDRIDQDAALDGKLRSLRNLVKELGSALVAYSGGVDSAFLVKVAFEQLSEQVLAVTADSESIPRSELDAACRLARAIGVRHLVINTGELKDPLYIANAPDRCYHCKRTLFVSLTEIARQQGFRFVLEGSNFSDLADYRPGLKAVNQFRVRSPLREAGLTKDEIRTLSKQAGLPTWDKPAAPCLSSRIPYGSAVTTEKLRRIEAAEAFLRPLGFRELRVRDYDTAARIEVPMEDIPRLQSDALFPQVERKLKELGYQSVIVDPRGFRSGSLNEAILKDPHGPK from the coding sequence ATGGATAATACTGTTTCATCGGATCGTATCGATCAGGACGCTGCACTCGACGGCAAGCTCCGATCATTGAGGAACCTGGTGAAGGAACTGGGCAGCGCCCTGGTGGCTTACTCAGGCGGTGTCGACAGCGCGTTCCTGGTCAAAGTCGCATTTGAACAACTGAGCGAACAGGTGCTCGCAGTGACTGCCGATTCCGAAAGCATCCCCCGTTCCGAGTTGGATGCCGCCTGTCGGCTGGCACGTGCGATTGGCGTGCGTCACCTGGTGATCAATACCGGCGAGTTGAAGGATCCGCTCTATATCGCCAACGCACCGGACCGCTGCTATCATTGCAAACGGACATTGTTTGTTTCGCTGACCGAAATCGCCAGGCAGCAGGGGTTTCGTTTTGTGCTCGAAGGCTCCAATTTCAGCGACCTGGCCGATTATCGTCCCGGCCTGAAAGCGGTCAATCAGTTCCGCGTTCGCAGTCCGCTCAGGGAAGCCGGTCTGACGAAAGACGAAATCAGAACGCTGTCAAAACAAGCTGGTTTGCCCACCTGGGATAAGCCGGCGGCGCCATGTTTATCCTCGCGGATTCCGTACGGGTCCGCAGTCACGACCGAGAAGCTGCGGCGGATCGAGGCGGCCGAAGCGTTTCTGCGACCCCTCGGTTTCAGAGAGCTTCGTGTGCGTGATTATGACACAGCCGCCCGAATCGAGGTGCCCATGGAGGACATTCCTCGGCTTCAAAGTGATGCGCTGTTCCCGCAGGTTGAGCGAAAGCTGAAAGAACTGGGTTATCAGAGCGTGATTGTAGATCCGCGCGGTTTTCGCTCCGGCAGCCTAAACGAGGCCATATTGAAAGATCCGCATGGACCGAAATAA
- a CDS encoding DUF362 domain-containing protein — MKRREFLKKTSQAMALAAVTGATGFLFHNRQTDRYIPLASRKAGFEIPPDMSLPKVTLARREDPRQALGASLDAIGGIGRFVKSGERVTIKPNIGWDRTPELAANTHPELVAEMVRLCLAAGAIDVIVTDITCNDPRRCFLRSGIREAAEKAGARVILPEESDLVEIDLGGELLTRWPVSKYFVDTDRFINMPIVKHHSLSRCTIGMKNLYGILGGRRNQLHQQIDQSIVDLAAFCKPTLTVIDATRVLVRGGPTGGSLDDVAIENSVICATDIVAADSRAAEFLGMRGDQVEHIALAARAGLGMLDYRAAGYLEVA, encoded by the coding sequence ATGAAACGGCGCGAGTTCCTCAAGAAGACCAGTCAGGCGATGGCGCTGGCGGCAGTCACCGGCGCGACCGGGTTCCTTTTTCATAACCGGCAAACGGACCGGTATATTCCGTTAGCAAGTCGCAAAGCCGGGTTCGAGATACCCCCGGATATGAGTCTTCCAAAGGTCACTCTCGCTCGCCGCGAGGATCCCCGGCAGGCGCTGGGGGCATCGCTGGACGCTATTGGAGGAATCGGCCGGTTTGTAAAGTCGGGTGAACGGGTGACGATCAAACCGAATATCGGCTGGGACCGCACGCCCGAGCTTGCCGCCAACACCCACCCCGAGCTAGTAGCCGAGATGGTGCGGCTCTGCCTGGCGGCAGGTGCGATCGACGTGATTGTCACCGACATCACCTGTAACGATCCGAGACGCTGCTTCCTGAGATCCGGTATCCGCGAGGCCGCCGAAAAAGCCGGGGCGCGGGTAATCCTGCCGGAGGAAAGCGATCTCGTGGAAATCGACCTCGGCGGCGAACTGCTCACGCGCTGGCCGGTATCGAAGTACTTTGTCGATACCGATCGATTCATAAACATGCCGATTGTCAAACACCACTCGCTGTCGCGGTGCACGATCGGCATGAAGAACCTCTACGGCATTCTCGGCGGGCGACGCAATCAACTGCACCAGCAGATTGACCAGTCGATTGTCGATCTGGCCGCGTTCTGCAAGCCCACATTGACGGTTATCGATGCCACTCGCGTGCTTGTCCGCGGCGGTCCGACCGGTGGGTCGCTCGATGACGTGGCGATCGAAAACAGCGTCATCTGTGCGACCGACATTGTAGCCGCCGACTCCCGGGCCGCGGAGTTTCTCGGTATGCGGGGCGACCAGGTCGAGCATATCGCGCTGGCGGCCAGGGCCGGCCTCGGTATGCTCGATTATCGCGCGGCGGGCTATCTCGAGGTAGCTTGA